One window of the Lemur catta isolate mLemCat1 chromosome 6, mLemCat1.pri, whole genome shotgun sequence genome contains the following:
- the TSPAN8 gene encoding tetraspanin-8, with protein MAGVSGCIKYSMFIFNFLFWLCGILILALAIWVRVSKDGQEILSSGDADVNSNVAVNILIAVGAIIMILGFLGCCGAVKESRCMLLLFFIGLLLILLLQVAAGILGATFKSEYDHILNETLYENVKYLSATDDNAKAFQQALAEFQEEFKCCGLVRGAADWGSNFQQFSKSCECPEMPDDSCTIYDGKYVYKQPCISLLKDLMAKHIIIIIGIAFGLAVVEILGLVFSMVLYCQIGNK; from the exons ctATGTGGCATCTTGATCCTGGCACTAGCAATATGGGTACGAGTAAGCAAAGATGGCCAAGag attCTCAGTTCTGGGGACGCTGACGTTAACTCCAATGTCGCTGTGAACATCTTGATCGCTGTGGGTGCCATCATCATGATTTTGGGCTTCCTGGGGTGCTGCGGGGCCGTGAAGGAAAGCCGCTGCATGCTTCTGTTG tTTTTCATAGGCTTGCTTCTGATCCTGCTCCTGCAGGTGGCGGCAGGTATCCTAGGAGCCACTTTCAAATCTGAG TATGATCACATTCTGAATGAAACTCTCTATGAAAATGTAAAGTATTTGAGTGCAACAGATGATAATGCAAAAGCATTCCAGCAAGCCCTGGCTGAATTTCAAGAAGAG TTTAAATGCTGTGGTTTGGTCAGGGGAGCTGCTGATTGGGGAAGTAATTTTCAACAATTTTCCAAGTCATGTGAATGTCCAGAAATGCCAGATGATTCTTGTACAATTTATGATGGAAAATATGTTTACAAACAG ccatgtatttctttattaaaagacTTAATGGCAAAACATATTATCATAATTATTGGAATAGCATTTGGACTGGCAGTTGTTGAG ATACTTGGTTTGGTGTTTTCTATGGTCCTGTATTGCCAGATCGGGAACAAATGA